The DNA window TTATATGGGTGGTACTTtgtcaatatattttttttgttcaataGGAATATCACAAGGAACAGGTATTATCACATTTTCATAAACAATGTATGGTTTTTCGACACAACAAtctacataaataatattatcagtatattttataacaggtataattttttttcttattggtattattttaaaatgatCACGAAATTTTAATATAGGAACTTCAATAGGAATAACAACTGGTTTTGGTaccatatatgtataatcaacatttacattttcttttaaatgaCTTACTacttctatatttttttctaactTTGGTATATACACCGTTTCTATTTTAGGTGTTACATCTTCATTTTcgttaaataaattaaaatgaacaatattatttttattttcaacaCATTCAATTTCtttcttcttattattattaatcatatttaatatattcaacttttttaaatttgttatatactcatttttcatttttacttttttatcTTTCTTGTTCTTAAAATCTTCATATAGTTTCACAAGATGAGTATCACCCTTTtgaacataattttttatttcctcaACTAATTCTACTGGTTTATAAAAGgcattaatttttattttgtttttggTATTATCACAatgaattgttttttttgttattggTTTTATTACACTGACATGTAAATCGTTCTCTTTTTTAATCACTCCATCACCTTGGTTAATTTCAATATTTCCAAGattctaataaaaaaataaataaatattatatatgaaaatattatatatgaaaatattatatatatatatatatatatatatccacctttttatgttaatttatataaatttttcttacatttattttgttgTCTTGAAAAATCTCCATTACAACAAAATagtatatttttactttaaaaaataataataaaaaaaaaaaaagtatatatgtggatttaataaaattaaatatatattcctattttttattttattatatgtattaatatttgtataaaagaaaaattttgtCTGTTGTTGCCATCATAGGGTTTAAGGGGGAAAAACTAtctgtttatataatttaaagatattatatataaataaaatatttttatgtcttataatataattacaaCATTTTTTTACTATAAACCTCCAAatggaaatattatatgtatttttaatgtaatttttaacaaaataaaaaaaacaaattaaagacacaaataaataaatatatatatatatatatatatatatatatatatgtggaaGGACAGAtagaatgaaaataattcattaaggttatttaaaatttttttttaacgtTTACACATTTAATTCTTTACaacataaaagaaaataaaaaatatatataatataatatatatattatatatgtatgtattttttttttttttttttcctgtaCTGTTCAGGCAAAAACAATCCAATGTTGTTtctctttaatttttttttttttttttttttttttttttggctaTTTAAATTAACATTATAGCTACTTTAaagtttataaatatttaaataaaaaaaatttacacttaaaacaaaataaaattgaataAATCTATAAATGTAAgttaaaataacaaatatattgctatatataatacaatataaaaataatttcaaaaaatatacaaaaaaaaatttatatatatatatatatatatatatatatatatatatatatatatatacatatataaatgtttatatttattattacattttttttttttttttattattattatttcataataatatatatatataaaaaaatttgtaacaatacaaaaataaatacaatgtatatcatatttgaatgattaatattttattaatatataccatattatacatatattaggtgtaaaaatttattactaGAATTATAAGctttgattattatttttcttaattatcatcatcgtCCGATTCAGTTAAATCTTCTTGTTCCTCTTCTGTTTGTTCTTCACTTTCTCCTTCTTTTTCAGAAGCTTCTTCTTCCATTTTTCGTAGAAGTTCTGTATCGTGATGATATTTACTCATATGTAAATAACATGGATGACTTGGTAAAAAGTCCTCGAGTATCCAATGGGGTCCTCTTTCTTTACGTCTTCTATCAAGATATCTTGTAATTGGGTTAGTATTTTCTGCTCTTTCTCTTTCTTTATTAGCTTCTACCCATTCTACTGTAAATCTTTTGGGTTTTATACCAAGGTATGAAATATGGTGAAATGCAAAAGATAATCCAAAggcaaataaaaaataaggaatAAATGCCAAGGGAATTGGATACTGAAGTAACCATGCTAATAAAGGTTTATGATCTTTTGCAAATTCTCCATAGACATAAGTATGAAAAACTCCTGCTGGTCTTAATGTCCATCTTTCCCAATCATActtatgattataatatcTCTGATTTAATCTATATGTTTTGGGTTCACCGTTTGGTAAATATTCTCTTGGGGGGGGGTCAGGTATATTTATTCCTAAAGGTTGAGATGCAACGTATCTTCTAAAAATGTTTTTaccattttgtttatttaaattaaaaaagatttTATTACCCTCCTTTCGTAAATTttgatataatatcattttattgtttaagaaaaataaagcaCACAggtgtttatatatatatatatatatatatatatattgttataatgATGACTAtgtttatattgttttatagaacatacacatataatgtagggatatatatatatataaccacCTTTATTATATCTTGCACATTTTTAtagtataaaaaattaataaaaattcattatataaataaaaaaaaaatgtactaTTTTTATGTGATTTTCAATCATTTCCTTATTAATTTCccttataattaatatattaaaatatatgaaaaaaattaaaaagtgaattcgaataatatttttatactttacacaaaaatatttttattgtcagtatatatatttttttatattatatatgattttatcattatatattttttttgtggtatataatatatatatatatatatatatatatatgtatttatttatgtttataattttatataatattttattctgTTTGcacttgaaaaaaaaaaaaaaaaaatttatagttAAATGGAacaaaagaatatttaatattttaattttttttttttgtaaataaatggaaatagtaaaaaaatattttattaaaataatatgtgtaaattatataaaatattgggAATTTATTTTcctaaatattcaaaaaatatatattatatgtattaacaTGGAAAACATTTCGTTACATATCAATAAATTTGtaataaaatgtttttttgtatgtatctctttgaatatatatatataaccttgtgacaattataagaaaaaaaaaaaaaaaaaaaaaaacatgtttggaataatgataaattataataaatataaatggaagatatctataatattattttaaaaaataaaagtaataattcCTATATACTTTTCTAagtttacatatatttttattttatcaatattaatacacacatataaagTGAATAAtttgtgtatataatattttttttttttcctcgatacatatataaaaaaaggaacaatatgataattttaaaaatgaaaaggtatcaaaatatatatatatatatatatattaaaaaaagtagaatatataaatcagtctatatatttaatatattatatatataattaatattagctgaaaaaaggaaaaaaaaaaaaatcaggAAACTTACAATCCttgattataatattcatataccCAGAAATGTAGAATTAAAAATACGTATACCTTTTATACATTGTACAAATGAtggtataattatatatataaatatatacatttaaatgtatatatatatataattgtatatcccactttaatatatatatattatatatgctttccaaagaaaatatatatttttttttcgtagctcataaaataattaaatatataaaatttatatatctgttttttttttttttttttttttttattttttttatttacataagaaatataaatttttgtgtactacaaaaaattattacttATATGCAAATATGTACaatacataatttatattattttttttctataaaattatatttatcatacgtacaatttttttccttctatgaaaaaataatattattctccTCTTACATACAATAAGGGGgccaaaataaaataaaataaaataattaagtacaatattttacatatagaatataaaaatataaaaatattttatataaatatattttatataaatagatattacataaataagtgcatattttttgatattttgattttaaagttttaatatttcattcttagtattttataatataatataatataatataatataatataataatatattatattttttctttatatgttttcatttcttttattatatatttatatatatttttttctttattgtgctatattatatatatatatatatatatatatatatacatacatatatatatgttatacattatatataatatatatgtagtacCCTCATTCGGTCCCGTACAATTTAGTTTCaatgcatatatatttttttttttatttatgtacaaaaggggaaaaataaaaaaatattattatatatatatatatgttaaatgcataataatatatttatatatatttatatatatgtttcttattttatttataaaaatacatttataaaatataaaattttatatttatttacccAACTTCAAACTCAACAAGCACATGtgagaaaagaaaatattattttttatatttacaaatatatataaaatgtatattatatatatataaaatatatataaatattatatttattttaattttattttaacaacaATAAgttcttaaaaaaatatatcaattaaatttaatatatatatatatatatcaatttatcattaaaaaaaaaaaaaagaaaaaattatatcttttaaaaaaaccaTTTCTTTTCTGTTAGAgatcttaatttttttttttttttttttcttgtatgtatataaaaatattatattataattatatctcatcttataacatatttctttaattttatatattatttattaatattttattatatttataatatatatattattgtatatatatatatatatatatctcatATGTggaatttataatataatttattatatataaatataatatatatatatttaattgtgatattgaagaatatattaaaaagaaaaaaaaaaaaaaagaaaagaaagttacaaaaaaaaaaagaaaggaaagtaacaaaaaaagaaacaaataaaCAAACAAGTAAACAAACAAGTAAACAAACAAGTAAACAAACAAGTAAACAAACAAGTAAACAAATTAAGttgaattaatatataaaaaataaaacatgaaaagaaaataaagaaataagtGATATTccaaaatttaataataaaaaaaaatattttattgtatatatttttttaagatttaatagaaattaataaataatatattaaatatatataattcttatatttattacatattttataagtgTGAAGCCTACGAGGAACTATAAATTTATGatatcatatatacataaaataatataaaaacacaGTATTtggtattataaatataatatatatatatagtccTAAAAGGAAGAAACAGCAAGACatgtatatgtaatatatatatatataatatactttttttatattataattttgtgtagatatataaaaaaataacaaaaagtGTCCcataaataattcaaaaattaaataatataatatatatattatatatatatatatatattttttatattaataacatGTAGTGTGTTGAGTTAtaattcattaatattattttttattaatattattttttattaatattattttttattaatattattttttattaatattatttttttattaatattatttttttattaatattatttttttattaatattatttttttattaatattattttttattatttatattattttttattatttatattattttttattatttatattagtataatatttatattttttttgaaaagatGTCAGTTTTGGGTATTGATATAGGGAATGATAATTCTGTTGTAGCTACAATAAATAAAGGTGCTATAAATGTTGTGAGGAATGATATATCTGAAAGGTTAACTCCGACATTAGTTGGTTTCACTGATAAAGAACGTTTAATTGGAGATAGTGCATTATCTAAATTAAAATCTAATTATAAGAATACGTGTAGgaatataaagaatttgATAGGTAAAATAGGAAGTGATGTAGAAGATGATATAGAAATTCATGAAGCTTATGGTGATTTAATATCATgtgaatataattatttaggTTATGAAGTTGAATATAAGAATGAGAAAGTTGTTTTTAGTGCTGTTCGTGTTTTATCAGCTTTATTATCTCATTTGATTAAAATGGCTGAGAAATATATTGGTAAAGAATGTAAAGAAATTGTTTTATCCTATCCTCCAACTTTTACAAATTGCCAAAAAGAATGTTTATTAGCTGCtacaaaaattattaatgcTAATGTTTTAAGAATTATTAGTGATAATACAGCAGTTGCTTTAGATTATGGTATGTATAGAATGAAGGAATTTAAAGAAGATAGTGGATCATTATTAGTATTTGTAAATATTGGTTATGCAAATACTTGTGTATGTGTTGCTcgttttttttcaaataaatgTGAAATTTTATGTGATATTGCTGATTCTAATTTAGGTGGTAGAAATTTAGATAATGaacttattaaatatataacaaatttatttgttaataattataaaatgaatcctttatataaaaaaaatacatctCAATTATGTCCTATGGGCACTGGTAGAATAGATAAGTTTTTAGTTACATCAACAGTAGATGACGAAAAAAAtgctattaataataaagtaCGTATTAAATTACAAGAAGTTgctataaaaacaaaaaaggtGCTATCAGCAAATAATGAAGCATCTATACATGTTGAATGTTTATATGAAGATATGGATTGTCAAGGATCAATTAATAGAGAAACTTTTGAAGAATTATGTtcaaatttctttttaacaaaattaaaacatcTTTTAGATAGTGCTATATCTATTAGTAAAGTTAATATACAGGATATACATTCTATTGAAGTTTTAGGTGGATCTACTAGAGTTCCATTTATTCAAAATTATTTACAacaatattttcaaaaaccATTATCTAAGACACTTATAGCAGATGAATCTATTGCAAGAGGTTGTGTGTTATCAGCTGCTATGGTTAGCAAGCATTATAAAGTTAAAGAATATGAATGTGTTGAAAAAGTTACGCATCCAATTAATGTTGAATggcataatattaatgatacaTCTAAAAGTAAtgtagaaaaattatatacaagagattctttaaaaaaaaaagttaaaaaaattgtgATACCAGAAAAAGGACATATTAAACTTACAGcttattatgaaaatacaCCAGATTTACCAACAAATTGTATAAAAGAATTAGGTTCATGTattgttaaaataaatgaaaagaatgatAAAATTGTTGAATCACATGTTATGACAACCTTTTCAAATTATGAtacatttacatttttagGTGCACAGACTATAACTAAATCAGTTATTAAATCAAaagatgaaaagaaaaaaactgATGACAAAACAGAAGAcaaaggagaaaaaaaaaatgatgcaaaaaatgaagaacagAATGATGATAAAGATCAAACAAAtgacaacaacaataataataataataatgagaagaaagaaaaaactAATGAAACTAACTCACCAAATAAAacagaattaaaaaaaggagAAGAAGGAAAAATACAAACTTGTTATACGACAATACCTATTGAAACATTATTAGCTCAAGGATCTTATAGTTCTAAAGATATATTCAATTTTAGTGAATTAGAAATTAATATGCAACATAGTGATATATTAGAAGGAGAACGATTAAAACATCTTAATGAATTAGaaactattatatatgaaagtAGAAGTAGACTTaatggtatatataaaaattttgttatAGATGATGAAAGAGATCGTATTTTACTTTCATTAGATGATTATGAAAATTggttatatgataatatagaagaaaataaaaatatgtttattaaaaaaaaagaagaaattagAGATCTTATCAAAAATATTGTACAAAAATTTGatgtatataattcaaaACAACAAAATCTtggaaatataattaatcatcttaataatattataacacaATGTTCAAATAAACCATCTGATGAAAgtcaaaatataattaatagaaCAAACAAAttcttaaataatattaataatctacaagaacaagaaaaaaataaaccatTATATGAACCACCTTTATATACACTTAATGATATTGAAGGAGAATTTAATGAAGTCACACAACTTGCTCAAAAATTCTTTTCAAAACTTGAAGTAGAAGAACTAGCCAAACAAAAGGCAaaacaagaaaaagaaaaagaaaaggagaaagaaaaagagaaagaaaaggaaaaggaaaaaaatgaagaggCAAATTTAGATGCAAatgatgaacaaaataataatgaacaaaaaaaaaatgaggaaGCTGATAATCtaacaaaaaatgaaaactcAGCAAATACAgaggaataaaaataaataaatatataaatatatatatatatatatatatatatatatatatatattattattcatgttAATATTAGTTGTGTTCATTTGTTTGTTTGTAGAAAAGTTCCTTATTACTCATgaatattgaaaaataaaattagtctttatatttaccaaaaaaaaaaaaaaaaaaaaaaaaaaaaaaatacacacatatatatataaatatatatatatatatttaatgtggtgtcaattttattttgttacttagattcaaataaataatatagacaaattgtatatattttttataatttacaaaattacaaaaaaataaaatatattccatatatatatatatttatttatttataattaatttatattcattatatattctatatatatacttaatttatattttatatattttataattttttttttttttttcccaaaaaggtatgatttttattttgtgcaTTGAtgcatacaaaaaaaaaaaaaaaaaaaaaaaaaaaaaaaaaaaagaaaatatatatatatatatatatatatatattatatatatataatacagaataaattaaattaaattaaaacataaaaaaaaaaaaaaaaattgaaatagaaactaatttttttcatatcatCTTAAAGtccttttaatattataatgaatgAACACATATGAGTTCAACttgtaaaatatatctaaatgcatttgttttattataatgtaaACATTATAAATGGTTATAAATAGGaagaaacatataaatgtattaatatatatatatatatatatatatatattatatcatttgtgAAGCCAGTTAAATGGTTCCTCatttattctttattattattattattattttattattattttattttttttttattttttttttttatgcttGTATACCAATTACATTTTtggtataatttttttgctTATGCATGTGTTCATCTATATATTGCGAAATTTTATCGACCATTTCGCTAGTTGTTGCATTTTTTCCAAAAAAATCAAGAAAATTACCATTAGTATCTAATAGATAGTGAATAATAGAATGATCAAttagataattatatttctCGTTTTTCGATATagattcattttcttttgaataatttatatcagtaacattttcattataataaacacgaaataatttagaaacatgttttattaattcttttgTTCCAGTTAATCCAATTAATTTAGGACTAAAAGatttacaataataattaatttgtGCGACCGTATCTCTTTGTGGATCTacagatataaatataggtGTTATTATATctccatattttttatgtatctTTTCTATTACTATAGTTTGTTTTTCTAATTCTTGTGGACATATATCAGGACAATATGTAAAaccaaaataaattaaacaaaatttatctttaaaagatttatttgtaataatattaccaTGATGATTTATTAAAGTAAAATCACCCCCTATTAAAGGCTTGCCTATACTCTCCATTGTTGTTTTTAtaacacttttttttttattcttttcatattgatataaatataaatataatgctGGTATGCtcaataataaattaacacCTAAACATTTCcatgttaaaaaaatatttttttttttagacttttttttattatcattttcattctcaattttattattcatactaTTATAATCACTTGTCATAAATcttttgtaaaatatattttttctttttttataatttcgactagtataaattttattaaacacACTAAAACTGTtatatccatattttttattattatgtattttgtttaaattatttaaaagcagcttattcattttttttaaataaagaaattaaaacataacaaaaaaaaataaggtaaataattatatgtacatatatatattatatatttatgtgttatatatatatatatatatatatatatatatatatttatatttatttatattttatatggtaaaaaaaaaaaaattcgatttaaacaaaaaaatacgttatattaaatttttatatcttaatatttcgacatacatttattaattcattttttcttatttattttgttatatccATATAACTTAATAATCTTAAGGCacattaattattttatttttttatatataataatattttttatcgcAGTGATATAAtaagtacatatattttacattttatatat is part of the Plasmodium sp. gorilla clade G2 genome assembly, chromosome: 7 genome and encodes:
- a CDS encoding inner membrane complex protein 1d, putative; this translates as MEIFQDNKINNLGNIEINQGDGVIKKENDLHVSVIKPITKKTIHCDNTKNKIKINAFYKPVELVEEIKNYVQKGDTHLVKLYEDFKNKKDKKVKMKNEYITNLKKLNILNMINNNKKKEIECVENKNNIVHFNLFNENEDVTPKIETVYIPKLEKNIEVVSHLKENVNVDYTYMVPKPVVIPIEVPILKFRDHFKIIPIRKKIIPVIKYTDNIIYVDCCVEKPYIVYENVIIPVPCDIPIEQKKYIDKVPPI
- a CDS encoding Cg8 protein, encoding MILYQNLRKEGNKIFFNLNKQNGKNIFRRYVASQPLGINIPDPPPREYLPNGEPKTYRLNQRYYNHKYDWERWTLRPAGVFHTYVYGEFAKDHKPLLAWLLQYPIPLAFIPYFLFAFGLSFAFHHISYLGIKPKRFTVEWVEANKERERAENTNPITRYLDRRRKERGPHWILEDFLPSHPCYLHMSKYHHDTELLRKMEEEASEKEGESEEQTEEEQEDLTESDDDDN
- a CDS encoding Cg3 protein, which gives rise to MNKLLLNNLNKIHNNKKYGYNSFSVFNKIYTSRNYKKRKNIFYKRFMTSDYNSMNNKIENENDNKKKSKKKNIFLTWKCLGVNLLLSIPALYLYLYQYEKNKKKSVIKTTMESIGKPLIGGDFTLINHHGNIITNKSFKDKFCLIYFGFTYCPDICPQELEKQTIVIEKIHKKYGDIITPIFISVDPQRDTVAQINYYCKSFSPKLIGLTGTKELIKHVSKLFRVYYNENVTDINYSKENESISKNEKYNYLIDHSIIHYLLDTNGNFLDFFGKNATTSEMVDKISQYIDEHMHKQKNYTKNVIGIQA
- a CDS encoding heat shock protein 110; its protein translation is MSVLGIDIGNDNSVVATINKGAINVVRNDISERLTPTLVGFTDKERLIGDSALSKLKSNYKNTCRNIKNLIGKIGSDVEDDIEIHEAYGDLISCEYNYLGYEVEYKNEKVVFSAVRVLSALLSHLIKMAEKYIGKECKEIVLSYPPTFTNCQKECLLAATKIINANVLRIISDNTAVALDYGMYRMKEFKEDSGSLLVFVNIGYANTCVCVARFFSNKCEILCDIADSNLGGRNLDNELIKYITNLFVNNYKMNPLYKKNTSQLCPMGTGRIDKFLVTSTVDDEKNAINNKVRIKLQEVAIKTKKVLSANNEASIHVECLYEDMDCQGSINRETFEELCSNFFLTKLKHLLDSAISISKVNIQDIHSIEVLGGSTRVPFIQNYLQQYFQKPLSKTLIADESIARGCVLSAAMVSKHYKVKEYECVEKVTHPINVEWHNINDTSKSNVEKLYTRDSLKKKVKKIVIPEKGHIKLTAYYENTPDLPTNCIKELGSCIVKINEKNDKIVESHVMTTFSNYDTFTFLGAQTITKSVIKSKDEKKKTDDKTEDKGEKKNDAKNEEQNDDKDQTNDNNNNNNNNEKKEKTNETNSPNKTELKKGEEGKIQTCYTTIPIETLLAQGSYSSKDIFNFSELEINMQHSDILEGERLKHLNELETIIYESRSRLNGIYKNFVIDDERDRILLSLDDYENWLYDNIEENKNMFIKKKEEIRDLIKNIVQKFDVYNSKQQNLGNIINHLNNIITQCSNKPSDESQNIINRTNKFLNNINNLQEQEKNKPLYEPPLYTLNDIEGEFNEVTQLAQKFFSKLEVEELAKQKAKQEKEKEKEKEKEKEKEKEKNEEANLDANDEQNNNEQKKNEEADNLTKNENSANTEE